Proteins encoded in a region of the Candidatus Marinimicrobia bacterium CG08_land_8_20_14_0_20_45_22 genome:
- a CDS encoding endonuclease, translating to MRDFQFMFTVYIIQSEEGYVYVGQTNDMDRRLREHNSGHSCWTKRGNNWVLLYQENYETRVGAVRRERYFKTGIGRKWIYEVVLKYGS from the coding sequence ATGCGGGATTTTCAATTTATGTTTACGGTTTATATCATACAGAGCGAAGAAGGTTACGTTTATGTTGGTCAGACAAACGACATGGATCGTCGGTTGAGGGAGCATAATTCTGGGCATTCATGTTGGACGAAGCGGGGGAATAATTGGGTTTTGCTTTATCAAGAGAACTACGAGACGCGAGTTGGAGCAGTGCGACGAGAAAGATATTTTAAAACTGGTATTGGCAGGAAGTGGATTTATGAAGTTGTTTTAAAATATGGCTCATAA